From one Leptospira ellinghausenii genomic stretch:
- a CDS encoding hemin-degrading factor, producing the protein MNDTLKQKWETLKTEIPNLRIRDAAKHLNVSEAELLATRIGNGVKTLKPNFAEFLLETPKLGHVMALTRNESCVHERKGTYSNLSVNGQTALAVGEDIDLRIFLKDWKFGFYVEETKNDSMTKSFQFFDLSGEAVHKIYNTEQSSEEGWETLKSTFVDENIRFSNEFVARQRKIESNDKNLIPKFIEDWSQLEDTHDFFTLLRKYDYSREFSLQAAEGKFSYRIATNDFLELLHKVSKMDLEIMIFVGNPSIIQIHTGKIKNLQIMGPWFNVLDPIFNLHLRTDQIETSYVVNKPTRDGIVTSIELFDKDGTLILQMFGKRKPGIPQSKIWFELVHDVIGRETISNPSLI; encoded by the coding sequence ATGAACGATACTTTGAAACAAAAATGGGAAACACTTAAAACCGAGATCCCAAACTTACGAATTCGAGATGCAGCAAAACACTTAAACGTAAGTGAAGCAGAACTCCTTGCTACTCGCATTGGCAATGGAGTCAAAACACTCAAACCTAATTTTGCGGAATTCCTTTTGGAAACTCCAAAACTTGGGCATGTAATGGCTTTGACTCGCAATGAATCCTGTGTCCACGAAAGAAAAGGGACTTACTCCAATTTATCAGTCAATGGACAAACTGCACTTGCTGTCGGGGAAGACATTGATCTACGAATCTTTTTGAAGGATTGGAAATTTGGATTTTATGTGGAAGAAACGAAAAATGATTCAATGACTAAAAGTTTTCAATTTTTTGATCTATCAGGCGAAGCAGTACACAAAATTTACAATACTGAACAATCCTCTGAGGAAGGATGGGAAACACTAAAAAGTACCTTTGTCGACGAAAACATTCGCTTTTCAAATGAATTCGTTGCGAGACAAAGAAAGATTGAATCAAACGATAAAAACCTGATCCCAAAATTTATAGAAGACTGGAGTCAACTAGAAGATACTCACGATTTTTTCACCTTACTCAGAAAATACGATTATTCGCGTGAGTTCTCCTTACAAGCCGCAGAAGGTAAATTTTCCTATCGTATAGCGACTAATGATTTCCTCGAATTACTGCACAAGGTAAGCAAGATGGATCTCGAAATTATGATTTTTGTAGGGAATCCAAGTATCATCCAAATCCATACCGGCAAAATCAAAAATTTACAAATAATGGGACCATGGTTCAATGTTTTAGATCCAATTTTTAATTTACACTTAAGAACCGATCAAATTGAAACATCCTATGTAGTAAACAAACCAACAAGAGATGGAATTGTTACCTCTATAGAATTATTTGACAAAGATGGAACTCTTATATTACAAATGTTTGGAAAAAGAAAACCAGGAATCCCTCAATCAAAAATCTGGTTTGAGTTAGTCCATGATGTTATAGGAAGAGAAACAATTTCAAACCCGTCTCTTATATAA